AGAGGAATGTGCTGGTGTTCTATGCCATTTTCTGTGGTGCTTAGGTTTTGCAGATAATGTAAATATAGTTTACAAAGGTCAGTTTGTTGCTCTACATGGAATAGAATATAGTACCAGCATACTGCTTACCTTAAACTCTTTTAAGCATTaacacttttgtttttcaaattttaCCCCAAAACAATATATGCTTAAAAAAACCATATGGTTTTTATAACCAgtgtctttaaaaaagaaaaaaatataatatttaattaaaatataactgcaaatatttaagaataaaatagaacattttagattttcatgttttatattatttattctaaaacCTAAATTACACAGTACatgaaaagtacatttttaaacccttttatatatataaaaaaaaaggactaCAACATACATTATTGAACACAATAATTTATGATGCATGTAACTGATAAATGCAGTATTTAAGTGAAAGTTTCAGTTTTACAGGGTTATTGGTTGTGCAATGCTTCCTGGAGTTTTCTCATGTGACTCGCATAAAATTTACTCAGGCTTTGAGCTTCAGTTCCGCCTGGGCCCGACCCTGCAGGGTAAGAGTGTGCATGTCCACACCAACTACCCAGCACCGGGCAAGAGGTTCGTCAGCTCCAGCTTCCGTCAGCTGGAGTGGGTGAACCCTAGCGGCAGAGAGGATGATTCAGACAAATACTGCAAACTGGACCTGGAGATAGCAGGCTCTTATCAGTATTACTTTGGGTGTGGGTGAGTGAGTTGTATTAATGCATTTACTTCTTGGAATTAGTTTCTAGTTGCCTTTAGAGAAGAATAGTGCTTCCCTATTCTGTAAGCAGGAATGATGAAAGAACCGGAGGTGGCTACATTATTGTGGATCCAGTGTTGCGTATTGGCCATGAGAGGAAAATCCTGCCTCTCGATTGTATTACAGTTCAGACTTACCTTGCTAAGTGTTTGGGCCCTCTTGATGAATGGCTGGACAGACTCAGAGTGGCTAAGGAAACTGGTATGAATCACTATCTGTTGAAACTCATATATGACAAACATATACTAATGTTTATAAAATTGGGTATTTACTCTCTATTGTCTGTGACTATGCGGGTAATAGAGTTcaatgcatagaaaaaaaaacatttcacataaaacTTGTCTCTGGGTTATTGCTGCTTTTCATAGTCACGTAAATACAAGTATTAGCAATGtttttcagcagtccgaacaagcatcttttaatttaattaagattgaatgtgaaatgaatattaatttcacCTTACAGCTGCAAACACGTTTTATTCATCATTAGTGGTGTTGGCTAAGACAAACTTTTACTATTGCCCATACTTGAACAAATTACTAACTCGAAGTATTAAAAGTTGGCATGTAACTCGTCCTGCACTATTTGTGCTATATGGATGAATGAATCATGAAGCCTGTTGGTGAAAGTTGTTGAAACACCAGATGGCGAAACACCAACTATCCAACAAGCTATTTTTTGACAAATGTTACCATGTAAGGTACAAAAAGCTccattaatctaaaataaattacttttttttatgttcaggttACAATATGATCCACTTCACGCCTCTGCAGAAACTAGGTGCATCACGATCATGCTACTCCATAGCTGATCAGCTGGAGCTGAACCCTGATTTCTCCACTCCTGGCAAGAACTACACTTGGATGGATGTGGGCAACCTGATGGAGAAACTTAAGAAAGAGTGGagcatgctttgcatcacagatgTGGTGTACAACCACACAGGTATGTTTCTGCTGCATCTTTAGCATTTAGTGAATAACACTAGCACAGTGCTTCCCAACCCTGTCCTGGAGGACCCCCTGCCCTGCaccttttgtatgtctcccttatctaacacacctgattggGTTCAGCTATTAATCTTATTGGAATGACAATGTCACCTCTGAAGAATGACACAGCAGACCAAGAAAGAAAGGGTTaggctatttatatataaattgcagCTATCAGAGTGCAGATGAAAGCTGGTCACATCTGTGGCTCAATGGTTGAGATTTTTGACCTTTCAGTTGCTCTGCAGGAAGATTAACCTTGGCTGACTTGTTTTCTGTGCCATTCTAATGTTTCATGTTGCCCTCTGCTGCATATATCCCATGGGTACAAATCTGACCTCATGAACACTGTAAAGGTTAATAGGATGTCAAACTGAAAACCTTTGTTTTCTCCGTTTTGGTTAGTATGTAAAAGTGATTCAGCAGGGTTAAGAAGTTGTTCAACAGGGCCCCAAAATGTTTGCACTTTAAGACTTATTTTACTTTTGCTTTCGGTATGTTAGCTGTATATGGTAAGGTAAGATTTCAGCATTTGCTGTAACCATGAGACATTGGCATTTACAGATGACCTTATTTAACCCACTGAGATTCACTGTCAGAACTGAAATATATAACAGTTGTGTAAAGCAATTAAATGATAccagccattaaaaaaaatatgagttTATATTACATAAACCTGCAGCTTACAATCTGAAATGTGTTATAGCAACCATTTTGGCaggaataaaaaaattacaatttgagtCTCCCAACATGCTAAAGTCCCACAGCACGATGGCTTCCTACTGACATCATTGCAGGCTTATTCATATCAAATTTAGCAATATTCCTGTctgacatgttttattttttcctaatcAGATTTTTCTGACATATATGTTTAGTAACAGAAGCAAGGGCAATATCCCcccaaaatataaatatgtgttaATATGAGACATTTTTTGTTTCTAGATATTTGGTGgtcagttttctttttgtttttattattattctcacaACAGAGCCCATTCAGTAAACGATatataaattattgcattttCCCCTCTTAAATAGCCTAATGAAACATACTGAAGTGTCCAGCTTTTTTCTAACTGAAAAGGGAAGgctatttatgtatggtttatGCCAATAAATATAATACCATGCatcagttacttttttttttatgttatcccaaaacaaaatgcatatttttttataatctgtgGCTGCaagtaaaaaattacatatttaattaatatcaataCTTAAGCCTTGGACTCAGAGGCACTTTTTAAGCTTCTGATGTCTTCCGGTTTCTCTTGTGAAACAAACACAGAAGGGACTAAAATTTCAGTTCATCGAACGGCCGCTAGAtgctggctccaaaagggagtcagtcccatagactccccatgttaaaatgcccaactttacagcagagaaaaatgtttacagcctggtaaaaaaagttgttttggtACAAAAACAGCCACATGGAGGGATACaaaaaggacatttttttttttaaactcatttgtttaaattacattaatctttaaagttctgcataagTAAGGGTGTGGACATTTGAGTGACAGGTTGATAGATTGCTGCTGCTATCACCATTGTTAAGCTAGGTGGGCGGgatttcagcaaccagctcctgcttctttgcccattttcgataATCCAggagtgacgcgctgccaagatggcaacAGCTGGCTCCGCCcattttatgctttaaaatggcTCTTCAGAAACCTACGAgtgatgtcacggacactacgtccatgtttttatacagtctatggttttatCACAGGAAGTGTTTCCTGCACTTTAATCTTTTAAACACAGCTGTCATCGTTTGTGGAACAGAACGGCCTTGATTCTGTTAATGTGGAATCAGACCagttctttaaacaaaatactgaaGTTTATCACACTTAATGAGCCATTTAGAAAttgattttactgttttattatgTACAAACGTACCAGACCTTATCAGACACTTGCATACAATTAATTTCCAGCCAGTTAACTATGTTGTTATTTCACCTTTTAATTTCCTTAATATGTGCACACTGTTGATCTAGTCTATGTAATATAATCCCATACTAACAGGTACACCTAACAGGTTGTACTTCCATATGTTTGGGTTTCGAAAACAAAGTACTCCTTTTGGCTGAAATAAAATGGATAAATGGTCTTGAATGATGACGATGATGTAATAATATCTATGTTCCTTGGTTAGCTGCCAACAGTAAGTGGATCCGACTCCATCCAGAGTGTGGCTATAACCTGGTAAACTCTCCTTATCTGAAGCCAGCCTGGCTGCTGGACAGAGCCCTGTGGCATTTCGGCTGTGCCGTAGCAGATGGAAAATACAGCGACAGTGGCCTTCCACCTCTTATTGAAAATGACAAACACATAACTGTAAGTCTTGAGGGtgtcacaggttttttttttacattccaaaGATACTTTAAAGTTTGTGGTGACCAATAAATTGGCTTGATGTTTCAGATCCTTCAAGGGCTTCTATGGACAGAAGTTTTCTCCCAACTGAAACTATGGGAGTTTTTACAGGTGAATGTTGAGAAAGCCGTAGAGCAGTTTAGGAAGGTTCTTCAGGCTGGTGAGTGTTTCAAGTCTGCTAGCATGTTTTTGGATGCTCATCACTTTTGTAGGGTCTGAGCTAAGTTGGGTGTATTTGCCATCTGTAGGTAACAGACCTGCAGGGCCTGAGCTGGAGGGAAAGCCCAAACTGAAAGTCACCCAGGATTCACAGTACAGACGCTTCAGCAACGCTGTAGACATGCAGCTGGCCCTGGAGATGTTTGGTAGACACACGTGAGTTCACTTCCTGTTCAACTTCTGTTTTATGATTAATGTTTTTTGTGAGCATGTCATCTAAATTTAATTTTTCTTATAATTATGTCTGTAATGCTCTTTGtaaaccaaaacattttattttacgtGTGTTTATCAAAACAACAGTAACGGTCCCAAATCCATCCAAGAGTGCTGTGACTGGTTTAAGATGAGTCTAGAAGAACTAAATGTGGAATGCTATAAGGAAATGCATAGCCATCATGAGAAGGTTGGTTTCTGTGTGCAAGATTCACAGATGATCTGTCTGTTTAGCTGTGATGTCTGTCTGATTACTTTATATCATTTCTTCCTTGAAGGCTATAAACTGCATAGTGGGAACGGTGTGTTATGAAAGACTCGCTGCCAACGGCCCTCAGCTTGGACCTGTCACCAAGACAAACCCTTTGGTGACTAGGTAAAAATGATGTAGTCTTGCGGAGTTACACAGGCATTATAAAGTTTGGGCTGATTTCTGGCAAAGAACTGCCCAGGTAGACAGGAAGAGATCTTAAAGCAGCTAGCCACAGCTTGTTTTGTATTTACATcatgtaaaaaatttaatatgaaatcagctgacaggccatccaagatttagatgagtttatttattttaaagaacagatcttattatataatttgtctaCCATTGAATCCTCATTCTGATGGCatccattcactacagaggatcaatttgtgagcaagtgatttaatgctacatttctccagatctgttctgatgaagaaacatctacatcttggatgatttttgagtgaaatattccCTAAAGTACCTCAAACATAACCTTTTTTATTccacaaataaatctaaatgaatacaTCTAAATGATAAATCACAATTTTCCTCTGAATTGGTCATTGTAACCGCCTGGTAGCTGATCGGAATGGCAGAATTACAGTTTAGCCTTGTTTTGATGATTCAGATATTTTACCTTCCCATTTGAGGACATGACCATGGAGCAGGAAAACCAGCTGATGCAGAATCCAAATGATGCTTGTCATCTGCTCGCCCATAATGGATGGGTCATGGGAGATGACCCACTTAGAAACTTTGCAGAGCCAGGTGAGTCAAAACAAATGTCTATTTTGGTTTCTGCTGAACAGTAATGAAAATACCAGCATGCTCGTGCAGACTTTTTGATGCTGTTTTGGTGCTGGTCTAGAAACTGCAAAAACGTGTTTCTGATGACTAAAACTGTCTAGCTGGTTAAGGAGCCTTGTAATCGATGTATCTGTCTGTTAGGATGTAATGTTTACCTCAGAAGAGAGCTTGTTTGCTGGGGTGACAGTGTGAAACTTCGCTATGGCGACAAACCAGAGGACTGTCCGTACTTATGGGCTCATATGAAGAAGTACACAGAGATCACAGCCAAACATTTCTCCGGTGTGCGTCTGGATAACTGCCACTCTACACCCCTTCATGTGGCTGAGGTACATGCTCTGATttctactttatttttgatctgcATGCATATTTCATGATATATTTGTACAAATGACATATGCAACAGGCAGACTGAGAATGTTCTGAAACTCAGAATGTTCAGCAATGTCATAGTCAATTTATAAAGTGACTTTTAATGTGAAAAGTGGGTGGTTTCATTCCTTCTGAGGTTGTACTGCAGGCATTTGACATGTACTGTTGGAAGTGACAACTTGTATGTTGTGTCTATAGGCCATGTTAGCTGCAGCCAGAGTGGTCAGGCCCAATCTTTATGTGATAGCCGAACTCTTTACAGGAAGTGAACAGCTTGACAATTTGTTTGTTAATCGGCTGGGAATAACCAGTCTCGTCAGAGGTACTGCAGACTGCAAGAGACACATATTTGCCCTTGACACTAAAtttgctttttgtgtttttttttctttctttcccgcctttgttttttcaaaaaaaatcaTACCTTTTTTGGCAACATTAACTCTTTCTCTTCATCATCTACTTTGACCTCATGCATTTAATGTGCACATTAATGACACATTTCATTACTAACAAACCTGCTTAATGTCCTAATGCAATAATGTCTGATTATGTAATCTGAGAATGTTCCTATTCTTTGTCGTACGCTTCACACCATCATCTGTCTGTCTTGCTTAATTTGCTTTCattctatcgatctatctatcgttctgtcgtcctgtctatcattctatctgtctaACGCTGCTGCTGTGTGGTCTGCAGTATATGTTGGCTGTTGCACGTCAACACAGGCCTGATCTGTATGTGGTGGCTGAGCTCTTCACTGGCAGCGAGGAGCTGGACAATATCTTTATTACTAAGCTTGGCATTACCTCTCTTATCCGAGGTAAGATGCAAAGAGATTGGGAAATGCATTTGCAGTGACACACAGAAATAAGGAGCATGTTGTGTGATGTTCATATACAGTACTGCATGCTGTTTATTATGACTTATGATAAATTGTTTTGAATTGTTGTTTAAAATGAGCTAAAAACTCAGCAGATGCTATTTGATAGAATTTTAGTTGTCTTCCACACAGAATATTCTTCGATTTGAGATGTTAGAAATGGGTGGATTTTTCAATTACTTATTCTTTCGTCGCTCGGGTTGATTTTTTCTTAACTAACAGatttattttcaatcatttttttttctgatttgttttgtttttacctaTTATGTTTAGATTGTGCTGTTCTACCCTTACAATGCGCATGAatcattaaaacagacattttgAAAACTATGATAATCtcagcaaaatataaataaaacaatattttatattagtttttatacAAATGTAAGTGTCCTTCAGTTGTGGTGTCATTTACATCACAACCAACACTTGCTattaatcaagtaaaaaaaaaaaaatagtgtgcatttttattgtgcatcattttgaaaaaaaaatgtaattttgtcaaataattcagaaagtgtgaaaatattatttgaacAACTAGCAATGGGGCTGTGGTtgcaatgtgcacacacacacagttagacaGATTAAATATACTAGTGAGAGTATGAAAAGTtcacataattaaaaatatcCCATACTGCAACATCAACTCTGTCATGTAAAATTTGGCCATTTTGTGTAAGATCTAATTTCCTGAGAAGATCTGTTCTGTCATCATCAGAGGCCATGAGTGCCGGGGACAGCCATGAGGAAGGTCGGCTCGTTTATCGTTTTGGAGGGGAACCTGTAGGTTCATTCGTACAGCCGAACCTCAGGCCTTTAATGCCGTCAGTTGCTCATGCCGTATTTTTGGATGTTACCCATGACAACGAATGCCCCATTCAGGTCAGTGAAAGTAACAGAAATACAAAGTATTTCAAACTTATCctgtaaactgtttttattttgtgttttatatgttgaggcattttattacttgttttaatgtgtattctattctatgttatatatatatatatatatatatatatatatatatattttttttttttttttttattaaaatctgttttttttgtaGGTTCGTTCAGTGTATGATGCTTTACCAAGTTCTGCTATCGTCTCTATGGCTTGCTGTGCCTCAGGCAGCACTAGAGGATATGATGAGCTCGTACCTCACCAGGTAAAAATCTCTGCAGTTATTTTGCTGTCTGAAAACCTAAGGCCTTGCTACCAATCAGTCAGTGATTAAACGTATGTCATATTAGTGCAAAGGTGCCTTCTAAGACAACTCTGGTTGCAAGGCTTCCAATTAGTGcagcacaattaatcaaatttgtaaTCGCGATTTtagatgccacaattacgtaattgTTCAAAGATGCAATTAATCATTCTCCAAATATTGTTATACTGCGTGCTTAAtgtttttatccatttttatcTTAAGGGTTAttccattgttttcattttaatataagcatgcatatttttacttttttatttaaagtagaaaCCAATCCAATAGATAATGATATCGGAGGCTAaaggcgaaaaaaaaaaatcagcttgttaaatttcatataaaaatgtgGCATGCAGTTGCTTTAAACAATagcataaacatcattcaatgtaaattgcgATAATCGTagttaatcacaattaaaatttCAAGGTTATAATtgacaattgatttttttttttttttcataatcatgcAGCCCTGCTTCCAAGTCGCCATGATGTCATATCCAATATTCCAAAACACATTCAAGGAATTTTATGATGacaaagaatatatttaatcattGCAGTGTATATTATAAGTCATAATCAGATGGAAACATCTTAATAGACAGGATGTTGCACAAACTTTTTTGTTGACTTTCTTCGAAGTGATCACTTTTCTGCTTTTTGATCATACCCGACCATAAAAGAGTTTGgggtcattttaataattaatacttttattcagcaaagatgcattcagtTAATCAAGACTTTATGTCCCTTTAAACTTTTAAACCAATTCATCTAAGAATTCTGGAAAAAtgattacagtttccacaaaaatattaagcagcataactgttttccaCAATGAAAATAACAAGTAATGTTTcctgagcactaaatcagcagaattatttttgaaggatcatgtgacactaaagactaaaGAAGTAATGCTGCTGAATATTcggctttgacatcacaggaataaattacattttattatgtattatgtattaaaaaataaataaataaacttagtgatatttcacaatattgcagtttttaatgttttatttttgatcaagtaattGCAGCCTAAATGAGCATACAATAAAAGACTTTTGAAAATTtgactgacccaaaacttttgaatggcagctAAAGTTAAGATTTCTCCTCCGTGATTTTTATGAACGATTAAAAAAAGGTTTACGTCAGTTCCAATATGGAACAATAATCTTTTGTTCTGTTACAATCAGCACCTTGATTGTAAAACTCCCTCTACAATTCATTTCTGTTCTTCTCACTCTCAGGCTTTGTATCTGGGTCAGtattcataaataaacaaaagcctttctgttattattttttccccttgttttcACATCTAAATGTTTCCCAGAGGGTTCTAATATAGAAAATGCTATcggttagcattcccattcatctcaaatGCAACACTCAAATGCACAACCTATATTCTACCATCTTTGGTTTATAGTTTCTAAAAGAAATTTTGAGCCAGTCATCTGAACCATAAATGCTTTGTGACTGATCACtccatattaaaacattaaaaacattgctAAAGCGATGTGTCTTAAGAAGTTTCTTAAAGGGTTAGATCAGCCAAAGCCAATCTGATCTCATACATCATTCCGCGGAACTGCTTCATTTACAACTGTGAGTGCAAACTAGATTAAACTGATTATTACGTTttcaatatggatatttttcttacaaaaatgcaatgaTCCACTACAGTTGGCCTTTGTTCCCCCCGAAGCCGTGTGAGGCACTTTTTCAATGGTTGCGCTTTATATTAAACTTATCATAGACCAGTGCAGTGCAACACCTGTTAAGTTGCATCAAACgtcttgaaagatcaaagacaattgtTTAAATAACTCCAACCGAattcttctgaaagaagaaagtcatacacacctaggatgacttcaggtcGAGTAAATTattgcttaattttcatttttgcctgaactaaccttttaaaacAATCCAACGAAGCAGCATTCCTAAATGCAGGTTGTCAGTTCCACTTAAGTGCATTGTACgaatagcccccccccccccccccccccccaatggtGTTCTATTTTAGAATTCCTTGCCACAAAAAGGCAAATAGGTTGCAAACGTGGATGCAAAAATGCGTTTTGCCCACATAGTGGTGTTGGTACATTGTCTACCAACATAAACTGACTACAAAAGCTAACTATCTTTTACTTCAGATTTCAGTAGTAAAGGAAGAGCGTCTGTACTCTAAGTGGAATCCTGATGCACTGCCCTCTTCTGTTGGGGAGGTGAACCTCCGGACTGGAATAATGGCAGGAAAACTTGCCCTCAACAAACTCCACCAAGATCTGGCAGAGAAGGGCTTTACACAGGTCAGGATCCTGTTTACTCATAAccgatattaatatatatatatatatattatgagacCCAACCTCTAACAGCAGAAGGAAACTTTGATACTCATAATCAAGTTATGTATTAACTTCTGATTAAACTCACTAGTCACTTTGCCTGACAGTTTTATTCCCTTggattaaatttagattaaagaaATGGTTCAAACTTAACATCTGAGACATTCTGTTGGAAATATTTGCAACTTGTCCCTCATATCAAAGTTGTTTATAGAGAGATGAACTTAGAATGGAAAGTcttcttaatataaaaaatgtgaaagttttttttttagagcactTACAGTGGCCCAAATGTTGAACTTTTAAGAGACGCTCAAAAAAAAGTATCTGTTTATTATTTCTCTAATTCATCTCttcaaatgtaacttttttattttcaagatAATACACTTTTTGTGTATAAAccttctatttctatttttttttaccaaaaatgtatgaataaatgaaagaaatttgAATACATGAATTTGCACCTACAAACAAATGACCTCGGGACAAACGTCACGTTTATGAGCTATTTTAGCATTTCTACAACAAAGCATTCAgattttttgagttcattctgaaCAGCATATctagttattttaaaaagtgtacgtaattaaattaaatatcactGAGTTTTACGATCTACTGTAATCCAAAGACATTCACACATCTATATCCAAATCCTTTTTTCAAACCTCTGTATATAATTTCTTTCAGTATTCAGTATTCAGATATGTACTAATCATGCATGTCACAGGTTTATGTGGATCAGCTGGATGAAGACACAGTGGCTGTGACCAGGCATTGTCCCAGCACACATCAGTCTGTTGTGACTGTGTCTCGTACAGCCTTTAAAAACCCAGAAACACACCAATACCGAGAGCATCTAGCTCCCATGTACATCCCAGGTACAAATGCAAATGCTTTCAGTGCTGAATGCCCTTTGCTTTCcagttatttttattgaaataatttatgCATGGCACATCATGTAGTTTGACATTTCATTTTCACTTCAGATGTCACTGAAGTATGATTTCACATGAATCAGTGGTACTTCTAaaccagcattttttttatctgctATCTCATTGTTTAGGTAAAATCGAGGAGGTGATTTTAGAAGCGCATACAGTGGAGAGAAAAGCTGAGTCATACGTGAAAGATGAGAGGTTTATTAACGGCATGCCGAACTACACGGTTGAGATCCGTGAACACATCCAGGTAGCGTGACACTAGTGACGCTAGCAGCTGCGCTGGGACATGAAGGGGGGAGGGCTTATTGCTGTCATCTGACAGAGAACAGACTAATAAACAGAGAATCTTTTCTGTGGGTATTGTAGGTATTTGTTGGCATGCTCTTTGTTTTTGtatactttttttggggggggagtTAGTGTAAGTGTATAGTTTCTTGACTACTGCACTTGTGTGCAAAGCGTGTCCCTTCTGATCTAGGCCTGAGTACAtgtgtttttttcagttaaaggACAGTGAAATTGTAAAACAGGGAGATGCCACCACAGAGGGCCGCAGTGAGTTTGTTGAGAAGATTTTTTTGGAAAAGCTCAGACCCGGTAGTGTAATTGCATTCAGgtaatcaaacacacacaaaaatgtaattaatcctGTTTATTGCAGTCTTATATAATAGGCTTCAATGTAACTGTTTGTGTCAGTTTTTTAATCAGTCATGacttaaagtttaaaaagatatattttaaatggttatagttttttaaaataaataattataaatcaatCCTTTTGAGAAACACACCCAAAACTATTTTGGAACTTTTCTTGCCCTTTCTTGGAATTTCTTccattgaacacacacaaacatatttttaagAAACTTCCAGATTTTTCAAGCTCCAGAAACAACAAGAGCACtaatcataaaacatttttatggtGATTTTCCACTGCCTGGTACTGCTTGGCTCGGCTTAGTTTGCATTTCCACTCCAGTATAGTACCGCGGGGTTATAGGCACGTGAAAGGAAGAGGAACATCTGTACTTCCTCATCAGACCACAAAATTGTGgtcattattttgttgtttaaaagaaGGTGAACTGGTTAGAAACTGTTGCATTCATTCATGTTCATTCAAGTTGTGTTTAGTCTTCTCTAGCTGTGCTGATTTAATCTAGCAGGTATAGTGTGTCATGTCGTAAGTCACTATGCAGGTAGAGATGATTCTTTCCAGCAAATTAGTGATGAGCAGGGTTTAAAGTCACATTTTGGTAATGGTATGGCTCACTTGGAGTTGGTACTGAAAagagtaccaggtactgtacatAGTGAGCACAATTATAGTACACCTTTGTCTTTTTGTAGCTTGAAAGTTGGGGAAGAGTTTTTTGTGTGTTCCAtggaaaaataacagcatttgttAGTTTAAAACCACATGAGCACAtgagtttttgggtgaactgttcctttaaatgaacACTAATTAATTAATGTCAACATGTAACCTAATTCACAGGGTGAGTCTCGATCCAAACTCTCAGAAAATGGTTGGCTACTTGCGAAGTCAACTCTCACAGTTTAACCGGCTTTATAAACCTGGCAGTCTGACTGACAACAATGTCCCTGGCATCCTGAAAATAGCTCTAGACTT
This genomic stretch from Carassius auratus strain Wakin unplaced genomic scaffold, ASM336829v1 scaf_tig00215163, whole genome shotgun sequence harbors:
- the aglb gene encoding glycogen debranching enzyme isoform X5, which codes for MFRGKQTRVLLLNDMERLERTLFRLEQGYNMIHFTPLQKLGASRSCYSIADQLELNPDFSTPGKNYTWMDVGNLMEKLKKEWSMLCITDVVYNHTAANSKWIRLHPECGYNLVNSPYLKPAWLLDRALWHFGCAVADGKYSDSGLPPLIENDKHITILQGLLWTEVFSQLKLWEFLQVNVEKAVEQFRKVLQAGNRPAGPELEGKPKLKVTQDSQYRRFSNAVDMQLALEMFGRHTNGPKSIQECCDWFKMSLEELNVECYKEMHSHHEKAINCIVGTVCYERLAANGPQLGPVTKTNPLVTRYFTFPFEDMTMEQENQLMQNPNDACHLLAHNGWVMGDDPLRNFAEPGCNVYLRRELVCWGDSVKLRYGDKPEDCPYLWAHMKKYTEITAKHFSGVRLDNCHSTPLHVAEAMLAAARVVRPNLYVIAELFTGSEQLDNLFVNRLGITSLVREAMSAGDSHEEGRLVYRFGGEPVGSFVQPNLRPLMPSVAHAVFLDVTHDNECPIQVRSVYDALPSSAIVSMACCASGSTRGYDELVPHQISVVKEERLYSKWNPDALPSSVGEVNLRTGIMAGKLALNKLHQDLAEKGFTQVYVDQLDEDTVAVTRHCPSTHQSVVTVSRTAFKNPETHQYREHLAPMYIPGKIEEVILEAHTVERKAESYVKDERFINGMPNYTVEIREHIQLKDSEIVKQGDATTEGRSEFVEKIFLEKLRPGSVIAFRVSLDPNSQKMVGYLRSQLSQFNRLYKPGSLTDNNVPGILKIALDFLMSKLTLAEMNVLLFCCDAEEKEDGGGCYNIPSWQPLKYGGLQGFVSVLSEIRPKNDLGHPFCDNLRQGDWMIDYLSSRLMNKGGALREVGKWFSAVFTYLKHIPRYLVPCYFDAIIVGAYATAVDAVFNQMSSFVQNGSTLVKQLALGSVQMCGVGRIPALPPLSPELEDVPVRLNRLTKQEEQCCVSLAAGLPHFSTGIFRCWGRDTFIALRGLMLLTGRYLEARNMILAFAGTMRHGLIPNLLGQGVAARYNCRDAVWWWLQCIQDYCNIVPNGTDVLMCPVSRMYPTDDSEAQPLETVVHDQPLYVVIQEAMQRHMQGVEFRERNAGPQIDHNMQDEGFNMEAKVNPETGFVYGGNRFNCGTWMDKMGESDKAHNRGVPATPRDGSAVEIVGLCKSAVRWLMTMNENGYFPYSSVTIHRDGTEQSVSYKEWNQRIQENFERFFYVSDDPADPNEQHPELVHKKCIYKDSYGASSPWCDYQLRPNFTIAMVVAPELFTAQRAWKALEIVEKKLLGPLGMKTLDPDDLVYCGIYDNSLDNDNYSCAKGFNYHQGPEWLWLVGYFLRAKLYFAKKMGQEKYNESVYLMKNVLSRLYTHLERSPWKGLPELTNENGQYCPFSCETQAWSIATVLEALYDL